A genome region from Gemmatimonas sp. UBA7669 includes the following:
- a CDS encoding DUF3299 domain-containing protein — MRRISSLLSLAGIAALVAVSSAFVPPTKGAAAKGAARVPATVPGPRITALPVTGVAAEEAVNIDWRVLAGLDYSNGKATDTLKKLDGKLVRIPGFVVPLDDFQEEGAEFLLVPYYGACVHTPPPPPNQIVMVEMTGKKAIKLNLFDAVWMSGRLKINSVESPYGTVGYQLEGLKVEPYSAK, encoded by the coding sequence ATGCGTCGCATATCCTCCCTGCTGTCTCTCGCCGGCATTGCCGCCCTCGTGGCGGTGAGCTCGGCTTTCGTGCCGCCCACCAAGGGTGCTGCCGCAAAGGGCGCTGCCCGTGTGCCGGCCACTGTGCCCGGGCCGCGCATCACGGCGTTGCCCGTCACGGGCGTGGCTGCCGAGGAAGCCGTCAACATCGACTGGCGCGTGCTGGCTGGTCTCGACTACTCCAACGGCAAGGCCACGGACACGCTCAAGAAGCTCGACGGCAAGTTGGTGCGCATCCCCGGCTTTGTGGTGCCGCTCGATGACTTCCAGGAGGAAGGCGCCGAGTTCCTGCTGGTGCCCTACTACGGCGCCTGCGTGCACACGCCGCCGCCGCCGCCCAACCAGATCGTGATGGTGGAGATGACGGGCAAGAAGGCCATCAAGCTCAACCTCTTCGATGCGGTGTGGATGTCGGGCCGTCTCAAGATCAATTCGGTGGAGAGCCCTTACGGCACGGTGGGCTACCAGCTCGAAGGCCTGAAGGTCGAACCCTACTCGGCGAAATGA
- a CDS encoding ABC transporter ATP-binding protein produces MSTATAPAVALSDVRFAYKAGRDVLAIERLTIARGETVFLHGPSGSGKTTLLGLLAGVLQANRGQVQVLGEDFTRMSSGARDAFRARHLGYVFQMFNLIPYLSVKENILLPIRLDAGRRARLGTQSFDAAVREVAGELDIARYLDTPIGELSVGQQQRVAAARALIGHPEVVIADEPTSALDTDRREQFLQLLFRSCEKAQATLVFVSHDHTLMPLFSRIVELGEINTAATVGSGA; encoded by the coding sequence ATGAGTACGGCGACGGCGCCCGCCGTCGCCCTTTCTGACGTGCGCTTCGCCTACAAGGCGGGGCGCGACGTCCTGGCGATTGAGCGGCTGACCATCGCCCGCGGTGAGACGGTGTTTTTGCATGGGCCGAGCGGCAGTGGCAAGACCACGCTGCTCGGCCTTCTTGCAGGAGTGCTGCAGGCCAATCGCGGGCAGGTCCAGGTGCTGGGTGAGGATTTCACACGCATGTCGAGTGGCGCCCGCGACGCGTTTCGCGCGCGGCATCTGGGTTACGTGTTCCAGATGTTCAATCTCATCCCGTACTTGTCGGTGAAGGAGAACATCCTGCTGCCCATCCGGCTCGATGCCGGACGGCGCGCGCGACTGGGCACTCAGTCCTTCGACGCGGCTGTGCGCGAGGTGGCCGGTGAGCTGGATATTGCGCGCTATCTCGACACGCCCATTGGCGAGCTGAGTGTGGGTCAGCAGCAGCGCGTCGCGGCGGCGCGGGCGCTCATCGGACACCCCGAAGTGGTGATTGCCGACGAGCCTACGAGTGCGCTCGATACCGACCGGCGTGAGCAGTTTCTGCAACTGCTCTTCCGTTCGTGTGAGAAGGCGCAGGCCACACTGGTGTTCGTGAGCCACGATCACACGCTCATGCCGCTGTTCTCGCGCATCGTGGAGCTCGGCGAGATCAACACGGCAGCCACGGTGGGGAGCGGCGCATGA
- a CDS encoding ABC transporter permease, whose product MSLILRLALASLKSRKLTTGLTVASIALSVTLLVGIETVRAGVRESFAGTIRGVDLIVGARGGTLQILLSSVFGIGSPAGSVKLSTMQRWAEHPAVKWVVPYSLGDSHRGFRVIGTTPEFFERYRYRQNASLTFTAGGPAVGDTDVVIGYDVAQRLGYAVGTPVVVVHGLQDIGTSSHEAHPFKVVGILARTFTPIDRSVYVTLEGIEAMHEEGEQQTAAAGTAEAIEPGAKGAGAEGAGAEGAGAKGGETVAATSAKTPASTVMPGAEPPPGTPMVMPGAEPPPGTPMVMPGAQPPAGTPLVMPGAEAPPEVRQAPRPAPKPKPVAADTAKEEHDHGDDQITAFFVGTKNRFEALMLQREMNTDLVEPLTALIPGVALGELWQNIGNAEVGLRIIAMFAVAISITGMLVSLYSSLEARRREMAILRAIGAGPRTILSLLVLESTLLAFLGCVIGVALVYAGLALAQGPVEQRFGLHLALRALGSTEYLYLGIVMGAGMLIGFVPAWKAYRTSLVDGLSPRQ is encoded by the coding sequence ATGAGTCTCATTCTGCGTCTGGCGTTGGCTTCGCTCAAGAGCCGCAAGCTCACCACCGGACTGACAGTGGCGTCCATTGCGCTCAGCGTGACGCTGCTGGTGGGCATTGAGACCGTGCGCGCCGGTGTGCGCGAGAGTTTTGCCGGCACCATTCGTGGTGTCGATCTCATCGTGGGCGCGCGCGGTGGCACGCTGCAGATTCTACTGAGTTCCGTGTTTGGCATCGGGTCGCCGGCGGGCAGTGTGAAGCTGTCCACCATGCAGCGCTGGGCCGAACATCCGGCAGTGAAGTGGGTGGTGCCGTACTCGTTGGGTGACAGTCATCGTGGGTTCCGCGTGATTGGCACCACGCCCGAGTTCTTCGAGCGCTACCGCTATCGGCAGAATGCATCGCTGACGTTCACGGCCGGCGGACCGGCGGTGGGTGACACGGACGTCGTGATCGGCTACGACGTGGCGCAGCGCCTTGGCTATGCAGTGGGCACGCCCGTGGTGGTCGTACATGGACTGCAGGACATCGGGACGTCCAGCCATGAAGCGCATCCCTTCAAGGTCGTCGGCATTCTCGCGCGTACGTTCACGCCCATCGATCGCAGTGTCTACGTGACGCTGGAGGGGATCGAGGCGATGCACGAGGAGGGTGAACAGCAAACGGCGGCAGCCGGGACGGCAGAAGCCATTGAGCCGGGAGCCAAGGGGGCAGGAGCCGAGGGGGCAGGAGCCGAGGGGGCAGGAGCAAAGGGCGGAGAAACGGTAGCGGCGACGTCGGCAAAGACACCGGCGTCAACGGTGATGCCGGGCGCAGAACCGCCGCCGGGCACGCCCATGGTCATGCCGGGTGCGGAGCCACCGCCGGGCACGCCCATGGTCATGCCGGGGGCGCAGCCGCCAGCGGGTACGCCGCTCGTAATGCCGGGGGCGGAGGCGCCGCCTGAGGTCAGGCAGGCGCCGCGTCCTGCGCCCAAGCCGAAGCCAGTGGCAGCCGACACCGCCAAGGAAGAGCACGACCACGGCGATGATCAGATCACCGCATTCTTTGTCGGCACCAAGAACCGTTTCGAAGCGCTGATGCTGCAACGCGAGATGAACACCGATCTCGTCGAGCCGCTCACCGCGCTCATCCCCGGTGTCGCGCTTGGGGAGCTCTGGCAGAACATCGGCAACGCCGAGGTGGGCCTGCGCATCATCGCGATGTTCGCGGTGGCCATCAGCATCACTGGCATGCTGGTGTCGCTCTACTCGTCGCTCGAGGCACGCCGCCGGGAGATGGCCATTCTGCGAGCCATCGGTGCGGGCCCGCGCACCATTCTTTCGCTGCTGGTGCTCGAGAGCACGCTGCTGGCCTTCCTCGGCTGCGTGATTGGTGTGGCCCTCGTGTACGCCGGCCTCGCGCTGGCGCAGGGGCCCGTTGAGCAGCGCTTCGGTCTGCATCTCGCGCTGCGCGCGCTGGGCAGCACCGAGTACCTCTACCTCGGTATCGTCATGGGCGCGGGCATGCTCATTGGCTTCGTGCCGGCGTGGAAGGCCTACCGCACCTCGCTCGTCGACGGACTCTCGCCGCGGCAGTGA
- a CDS encoding M28 family peptidase, with the protein MNKSLATLLALTALSSPLAAQPRRGGPPVQPNPQALPMNPLPDYVRKDAPTNPAILKIWEEGMQRSQAAKFAQQLMDSVGPRLTGSPGMNRGQDWLLATYKQLGVTARKERYGTWNSWGRGAAFAQLTAPRVKPLEATMLSWSGNTGGKWVEGEVITLQPYSSPEEFKAWLPTVKGKIVLASAPRLTCRMPQQVAEFATPASAAALDTVQRDLDATYRGLTQRVPTFYADVKAAGALAVFESYWSNYPGIDKIFGSPRNSALPTFDIGCEDYGMLFRLAQNKQGPKVKLTAESEFLGEQPVFNVIAEIKGSAKPDEYVVLSAHFDSWEGHSGATDNGTGTVTMLEALRILKTVLPNPSRTILVGHWSGEEQGLNGSGAFAADHPEVVKGLQFLFNQDNGTGRVVNTGPSILPENGPRLAQYMAEMPSQLTQYLRLSGPSGVGGGSDHASFLCHGAPAASLGALSWDYSLTTWHTNRDSFDKVMQDDLKHNATLTAMFAYLASEDPQPSSRTLLNPLPPSAPNGPPISIPNCGRPQRESAGYRR; encoded by the coding sequence ATGAACAAGTCGCTTGCCACGCTGCTGGCACTCACCGCGCTCTCGTCACCGCTCGCTGCGCAGCCGCGCCGAGGCGGACCGCCGGTGCAGCCCAATCCGCAGGCCCTGCCCATGAATCCCCTCCCGGACTACGTGCGCAAGGATGCGCCCACCAATCCGGCGATCCTCAAGATCTGGGAAGAGGGCATGCAGCGTTCGCAGGCGGCAAAGTTTGCGCAGCAGCTCATGGACTCGGTCGGCCCGCGTCTCACTGGCTCGCCGGGCATGAATCGCGGACAGGACTGGCTGTTGGCCACGTACAAGCAGCTCGGCGTGACCGCGCGAAAGGAGCGCTACGGCACCTGGAACTCGTGGGGACGTGGCGCCGCGTTTGCGCAACTCACCGCGCCGCGCGTCAAGCCGCTCGAAGCCACCATGCTCTCGTGGAGCGGCAACACCGGCGGCAAGTGGGTGGAGGGCGAGGTTATCACGCTGCAGCCCTACAGCTCGCCGGAGGAGTTCAAGGCCTGGCTGCCCACGGTGAAGGGCAAGATTGTACTGGCCAGCGCGCCTCGTCTCACCTGCCGCATGCCGCAGCAGGTCGCAGAGTTTGCCACGCCCGCCTCGGCCGCCGCCCTCGATACGGTGCAGCGTGATCTTGACGCCACCTATCGGGGTCTGACGCAGCGCGTGCCCACGTTCTACGCCGATGTGAAGGCGGCCGGTGCACTCGCGGTGTTCGAATCGTACTGGTCCAACTATCCCGGCATCGACAAGATCTTCGGTTCGCCGCGCAACAGCGCACTGCCCACCTTCGATATCGGGTGCGAAGACTACGGCATGCTGTTCCGCCTTGCGCAGAACAAGCAGGGTCCCAAGGTCAAGCTCACGGCCGAGTCGGAGTTCCTCGGCGAGCAGCCGGTGTTCAACGTGATCGCCGAGATCAAGGGCTCGGCCAAGCCCGATGAGTACGTGGTGCTCTCGGCGCACTTCGACAGCTGGGAAGGCCACAGCGGCGCCACCGACAACGGCACGGGCACCGTGACCATGCTCGAGGCGCTTCGCATTCTCAAGACGGTGCTGCCGAATCCGTCACGCACGATTCTCGTGGGCCACTGGAGTGGCGAAGAGCAGGGCCTCAACGGCTCGGGCGCCTTCGCGGCCGATCATCCGGAAGTGGTGAAGGGGCTGCAGTTCCTCTTCAATCAGGACAATGGCACGGGCCGCGTGGTGAACACGGGGCCGAGCATTCTGCCGGAGAACGGCCCGCGCCTCGCGCAGTACATGGCGGAGATGCCGTCGCAGCTCACGCAGTATCTGCGGCTGTCGGGCCCGAGTGGGGTGGGCGGTGGCTCCGATCACGCCAGCTTCCTCTGCCACGGAGCGCCGGCCGCCAGTCTCGGTGCGCTGTCCTGGGACTACAGTCTCACCACCTGGCACACCAATCGCGATTCGTTCGACAAGGTCATGCAGGATGACCTCAAGCACAACGCGACGCTGACCGCAATGTTCGCGTACCTGGCCAGCGAAGATCCGCAGCCCAGCTCGCGCACGCTGCTCAATCCGCTGCCGCCGAGCGCGCCGAACGGTCCGCCGATTTCGATTCCCAACTGCGGGCGGCCGCAGCGCGAGTCGGCGGGGTACCGGCGGTAA
- the ruvA gene encoding Holliday junction branch migration protein RuvA, with protein MIAQVTGTIVHRELERVELLTAGGVAYECLIPLGVFEALPRDNGPITLHTHLVVREDAWHLYGFLQPYERAVFQKLLVAKGVGPALALGILSALTPDRVVRALRDKDITTLMRVPRVGRKKAEQIILDLADKMDSIGSAPTQAGGVGGGSAVSDDSVRALVALGYNQAEADRAVRAVMEAGSAREVSAIVRAALGMLTGK; from the coding sequence ATGATTGCCCAGGTTACCGGCACCATTGTTCACCGTGAGCTCGAACGCGTGGAACTGCTCACCGCGGGCGGCGTGGCCTACGAGTGTCTCATTCCGCTCGGGGTGTTCGAAGCCTTGCCGCGCGACAACGGCCCCATCACGCTGCACACCCACCTGGTCGTGCGCGAAGATGCCTGGCACCTCTACGGCTTTCTGCAGCCCTACGAGCGGGCGGTGTTTCAGAAGCTGCTGGTGGCCAAGGGCGTGGGGCCGGCGCTGGCACTCGGCATTCTCTCGGCCCTCACGCCGGATCGTGTGGTGCGTGCGCTGCGCGACAAGGACATCACGACGCTCATGCGTGTGCCGCGCGTGGGCCGCAAGAAGGCCGAGCAGATCATTCTCGACCTGGCCGACAAGATGGACAGCATCGGCTCGGCGCCGACACAGGCGGGTGGCGTGGGCGGCGGGTCAGCCGTCAGCGATGACAGTGTGCGCGCACTGGTGGCGCTGGGCTACAATCAGGCCGAGGCCGACCGTGCGGTGCGCGCGGTCATGGAGGCCGGCAGCGCACGCGAGGTGAGCGCGATTGTGAGGGCGGCGCTGGGGATGCTGACGGGGAAGTAG
- the ruvC gene encoding crossover junction endodeoxyribonuclease RuvC, with amino-acid sequence MTHVAGRPSHGRPVVGRPSLVLGIDPGTAVTGYGVVAFDGRTPTLVECGVLRTAAREPLPNRLHDIHEGVREVIERHRPDTLAIEDVFYARNVRTTIVLGHARGVILLAAQQAALTIHEYPPAEIKKAITGRGSATKEQVQFMVARLLKLKAAPQPADAADGVAAALCACLQSSLPRPAMPTLPSLASLAAKRRA; translated from the coding sequence GTGACCCACGTGGCCGGTCGGCCGAGCCACGGTCGTCCGGTGGTCGGTCGACCGTCGTTGGTGCTCGGCATCGACCCGGGCACCGCCGTGACCGGCTACGGGGTGGTGGCCTTCGACGGGCGCACACCAACCCTGGTGGAATGCGGGGTGCTGCGCACCGCGGCGCGTGAACCGCTGCCCAATCGACTGCACGACATTCACGAGGGCGTGCGCGAGGTCATTGAACGGCATCGCCCCGACACGCTGGCCATCGAAGATGTGTTCTACGCGCGCAATGTGCGCACCACCATCGTGCTCGGGCATGCGCGCGGTGTGATTCTGCTGGCGGCGCAACAAGCCGCGCTGACCATTCACGAGTATCCGCCGGCCGAGATCAAGAAGGCCATCACCGGCCGCGGCAGTGCCACCAAGGAGCAGGTGCAGTTCATGGTGGCGCGCTTGCTGAAACTCAAGGCCGCCCCGCAGCCCGCTGACGCCGCCGATGGTGTGGCGGCCGCACTCTGCGCCTGCCTGCAGTCCTCGCTTCCCCGCCCCGCGATGCCGACGCTGCCGTCGCTCGCCTCACTTGCTGCCAAACGTCGCGCATGA
- a CDS encoding YebC/PmpR family DNA-binding transcriptional regulator, producing MAGHSKWKTIKRAKAATDKKRSSLFTRHIREITMAAKLGGGDPGGNPRLRTAIDNAKAVSMPKDNIERAIKKGTGELEGADYTEVLYEAYGPGGVAIMIQAVTDNPTRTVADVRHKLSRNGGNMGTSNSVAFMFDRKGQMTVPADGVNEDALIEAALEAGADDVSNEGEVFVITTEPASLHAVKEGLESKKYTIDDAELAWVPKNTVKVEGDNATNLLKLLEALEELDDVQKVDANFEMDESAMAGA from the coding sequence ATGGCTGGCCATAGCAAATGGAAAACGATCAAGCGGGCGAAGGCCGCGACCGACAAGAAGCGGAGTTCGCTGTTCACGCGTCACATCCGCGAAATCACCATGGCCGCCAAGCTTGGCGGCGGTGACCCCGGCGGCAATCCGCGCCTCCGCACCGCCATCGACAACGCCAAGGCGGTCTCGATGCCCAAGGACAACATCGAGCGCGCCATCAAGAAGGGCACCGGCGAGCTCGAGGGCGCAGACTACACTGAAGTGCTCTACGAAGCGTATGGACCGGGCGGCGTGGCCATCATGATTCAGGCCGTCACCGACAATCCCACGCGCACCGTGGCCGATGTGCGGCACAAGCTCTCGCGCAACGGCGGCAACATGGGCACGTCCAACTCGGTCGCCTTCATGTTCGACCGCAAGGGGCAGATGACCGTGCCCGCCGACGGCGTGAATGAGGACGCGCTCATCGAAGCGGCGCTGGAAGCCGGCGCTGATGATGTGTCGAACGAAGGCGAGGTGTTCGTGATCACCACCGAGCCCGCGTCGCTGCACGCGGTGAAGGAAGGGCTCGAGTCGAAGAAGTACACCATCGACGACGCGGAACTGGCGTGGGTGCCCAAGAACACCGTGAAGGTGGAAGGCGACAACGCCACCAACCTGCTCAAGCTGCTCGAGGCACTCGAAGAACTGGACGACGTGCAGAAGGTCGACGCCAACTTCGAGATGGACGAAAGCGCCATGGCCGGCGCGTGA
- a CDS encoding DnaB-like helicase C-terminal domain-containing protein — protein sequence MHDSDISPLTRLVSQLAARMDAGESSPAHAGLQLADDLVPSGFRTLDRALGGGFRRGDLVVLGGDHAAGCSALALAIAQRAALGPTGRLGRALLVSSEQLPSRIHERLLAAEARVPLDLLRLGAVSEEEHVRLAAAALALRDRVPVVETVCSGRVDDVATALDASPGTALVVVDALSGFVHGSGGLDDALAQAVLEFKRLALKRQVVVLLTTHLGALDRTRRDLRPRLADFGMRDAVGAHADVVLGLYREELYEADLGVAGAAELAVLKQRDGARGYVDLYFEGRFVRFEDVLDG from the coding sequence ATGCACGACAGCGACATCTCGCCGCTTACCCGGTTGGTGTCGCAGTTGGCGGCGCGCATGGATGCGGGCGAGTCCTCACCGGCCCACGCCGGCCTGCAGCTCGCAGACGACCTGGTCCCGAGCGGCTTTCGGACGCTGGACCGGGCGCTGGGCGGCGGATTTCGCCGCGGTGATCTCGTGGTGCTGGGCGGCGATCATGCGGCGGGCTGCAGCGCGCTGGCACTGGCCATTGCGCAGCGGGCCGCCCTCGGGCCCACCGGGCGACTTGGCCGCGCGCTGCTGGTGAGCTCCGAGCAGTTGCCGTCGCGAATTCACGAACGCCTCCTGGCCGCCGAGGCCCGGGTGCCGCTCGACTTGCTGCGGCTTGGTGCCGTGTCTGAGGAGGAACACGTGCGCCTGGCTGCGGCGGCCCTCGCTCTGCGTGATCGCGTGCCGGTGGTGGAGACGGTGTGCAGCGGTCGGGTAGACGACGTGGCCACGGCGCTCGATGCGAGCCCCGGCACAGCGCTCGTGGTGGTGGATGCCCTGAGCGGTTTTGTGCATGGCTCAGGAGGCCTGGACGACGCACTCGCACAGGCGGTGCTCGAGTTCAAGCGGCTGGCGCTCAAGCGACAGGTCGTCGTGCTGCTGACCACACATCTGGGCGCGCTGGATCGCACACGGCGCGACCTACGGCCTCGACTGGCGGATTTCGGCATGCGCGACGCGGTGGGTGCCCACGCCGATGTCGTGCTCGGACTCTACCGCGAGGAGCTGTACGAGGCCGACCTCGGGGTGGCCGGCGCGGCGGAACTGGCGGTACTCAAGCAGCGGGACGGGGCGCGGGGCTACGTGGATCTGTACTTCGAGGGGCGGTTTGTGCGCTTCGAGGATGTGCTCGACGGCTAG
- a CDS encoding response regulator translates to MKTILWVDDEAELLEPHRLLLGDKGYEVQTATNADDALELLRRHPFDLVLLDEQMPGTRGLDAYKDIRELAPALPVVMVTKSEEDATLKEAIGANIRDYLVKPVTPRQVLSVITKILDGPLIRSQALARAFVERFRAIETERYAGLDWRGWIERFSELMQWDVDLAEAGELGLHESLRGLYPDMHREFATYMRSEYPRWLRDEEGDRPPLSVDVFGEFVLPVLSRDRKVIFVIIDCLRLDQWRVLEPLLAPWFEVETSHYFSILPTATPYARNALFSGLFPGEIAARHPDWWGERDDEALNAHEKDLLVAQLAALQHPVPVRYQKLTSASDSDDLERHLPAAIAGDGVHAFVFNFVDMLTHGRSESMILFEVARDEIALRALTRQWFERSALFSLLKEASRRNVAVVVTSDHGALHCNTPATVFAKRDATANLRYKFGEDIRAERPEQALLFSNPDDLRLPHRSPGTNTLLAAGDTFFVYPTKLREYQGRYRGSFLHGGVSPEECILPVSLLTPKR, encoded by the coding sequence ATGAAGACGATTCTGTGGGTGGACGACGAGGCGGAGCTGCTCGAGCCGCATCGCCTCTTGCTGGGAGACAAGGGCTACGAGGTGCAAACGGCCACCAACGCCGATGACGCCCTCGAATTGCTCCGTCGCCACCCCTTCGATCTGGTCCTGCTGGACGAGCAGATGCCCGGTACCCGCGGGCTTGATGCCTACAAGGACATCCGCGAACTCGCGCCGGCTCTGCCCGTGGTCATGGTCACCAAGAGCGAAGAGGACGCGACGCTCAAGGAAGCCATCGGTGCCAACATCCGCGACTATCTCGTCAAACCGGTGACGCCGCGGCAGGTGCTGTCGGTCATCACCAAGATTCTCGACGGCCCGCTCATCCGCTCGCAGGCATTGGCTCGTGCCTTCGTGGAGCGCTTCCGCGCCATTGAGACCGAGCGCTATGCGGGGCTCGACTGGCGTGGCTGGATCGAGCGCTTCTCCGAACTCATGCAGTGGGACGTGGACCTCGCGGAAGCGGGAGAGCTGGGCCTGCACGAGTCGCTGCGTGGCCTCTATCCCGACATGCACCGCGAGTTCGCGACCTACATGCGCAGCGAGTATCCGCGCTGGCTGCGCGACGAGGAAGGCGATCGGCCGCCGCTCTCGGTGGACGTGTTCGGCGAGTTCGTGCTGCCGGTACTCTCGCGCGATCGCAAGGTCATCTTCGTCATCATCGATTGCCTGCGCCTCGATCAGTGGCGCGTGCTCGAGCCGCTGCTGGCGCCGTGGTTCGAGGTGGAGACCTCGCACTACTTCTCCATTCTGCCCACGGCCACACCCTACGCACGTAACGCGCTGTTCTCCGGCCTCTTCCCGGGCGAGATTGCCGCGCGCCATCCCGACTGGTGGGGTGAGCGAGACGACGAGGCGCTCAATGCGCACGAAAAGGACTTGCTGGTGGCGCAGCTGGCCGCACTGCAACATCCGGTGCCGGTGCGCTATCAGAAGCTCACGTCGGCCTCCGACAGCGACGACCTCGAACGGCATCTGCCGGCGGCCATTGCCGGCGACGGCGTGCATGCCTTCGTGTTCAACTTCGTCGACATGCTCACGCACGGCCGCTCGGAGTCGATGATTCTCTTCGAGGTGGCGCGTGACGAGATCGCGCTGCGTGCGCTCACGCGGCAGTGGTTCGAACGCTCGGCGCTCTTCTCGCTCCTCAAGGAAGCATCGCGTCGCAACGTTGCGGTGGTCGTGACCAGCGATCACGGTGCGCTGCACTGCAACACGCCGGCCACAGTGTTTGCCAAGCGCGACGCCACGGCCAACCTGCGCTACAAATTCGGCGAAGACATCCGTGCCGAGCGCCCCGAGCAGGCGCTGTTGTTCAGCAATCCCGACGACCTGCGTCTGCCGCATCGCTCGCCGGGCACCAACACGCTGCTGGCTGCCGGCGACACGTTCTTTGTGTATCCCACCAAGCTGCGCGAGTATCAGGGCCGGTACCGCGGGTCCTTCCTGCATGGCGGCGTGTCACCGGAGGAATGCATCCTGCCGGTGTCCCTGCTCACGCCCAAGCGCTGA
- a CDS encoding ABC transporter ATP-binding protein — protein MSTGTYRTPASQLWRRLWRFVGPHKGKLVAVVLLNAAAAFADVFSFTLLIPFLNALFEADSLLPATGTVGRVLDATIGFLLDEQDRKGSLLRVMGIVIAAVTLKNTLIWLSGQVGVKLQEFVVRDLRDALYAHLLRLPLPWFTRNKVGQIIARVLNDTASAKTVVTELVTRSLWSFAQVVATLVAMFTLSWQLSIAALVIAPITVGAIQPVLRKLRKGYRRLGNEQGEMTSLVQEVVSGVRLVKSYRAEAREEAKFTERNGAFAKGFVRVGRLALLSGPVTETLGTFTAVAILWYGAQLVDQKAMVGAELLVFLIQVMRLLQPLKQLSQAPAAAQQSLASAERIFEVLDAETETARDRGTRHTATFNDSIAFENVSFAYESDRYALQDVTFTARKGEVVALVGASGAGKSTLVDLLPRFIDPTGGVIRLDGVDLRDIRLDALRALTGIVSQDTVLFNDTVRANVAFGRPDATQAQLEAAARAANALSFIEAMPEGWDTNLGERGTRLSGGQRQRLAIARALLSDPPLLILDEATSALDVESERLVQEAIDRLLEGRTVFVIAHRLATIQHANRILVFDAGRLVEQGTHGELIAQGGAYARLHALQFDRSAERAVDRADDVAVATTA, from the coding sequence GTGAGTACTGGTACCTATCGCACGCCCGCATCGCAGCTCTGGCGCCGTCTCTGGCGTTTTGTCGGACCACACAAGGGCAAGCTGGTGGCCGTGGTGCTGCTCAATGCGGCCGCGGCCTTTGCCGATGTGTTCTCGTTCACGCTGCTCATTCCGTTTCTGAATGCGTTGTTCGAGGCCGACTCGCTCTTGCCGGCGACGGGCACGGTTGGCCGAGTCCTTGATGCCACGATCGGCTTCCTTCTGGACGAGCAGGATCGCAAGGGCTCACTGCTCCGCGTCATGGGCATTGTCATTGCCGCCGTCACACTCAAGAACACACTCATCTGGTTGAGTGGGCAGGTGGGTGTGAAGCTGCAGGAGTTCGTCGTGCGCGATCTGCGCGACGCGTTGTATGCGCACTTGCTGCGGCTGCCGCTGCCGTGGTTCACGCGCAACAAGGTGGGGCAGATCATCGCTCGCGTGCTCAATGACACGGCCAGCGCCAAGACCGTCGTTACTGAACTGGTAACGCGGTCACTGTGGAGTTTCGCACAGGTAGTAGCCACGCTGGTCGCGATGTTCACGCTCTCGTGGCAACTCTCGATTGCGGCTCTGGTCATTGCACCGATAACAGTTGGCGCCATTCAGCCCGTGCTCCGCAAGCTTCGCAAGGGCTATCGCCGTCTCGGGAACGAACAGGGCGAGATGACGAGTCTTGTGCAGGAAGTGGTGAGTGGGGTGCGGCTGGTGAAGTCGTATCGTGCCGAGGCGCGCGAAGAAGCCAAGTTCACCGAGCGCAACGGCGCCTTTGCCAAGGGCTTTGTGCGGGTGGGGCGGCTCGCGTTGCTGTCGGGCCCGGTCACCGAAACACTCGGGACCTTCACCGCGGTGGCCATTCTCTGGTATGGCGCGCAGTTGGTGGATCAGAAGGCCATGGTTGGCGCCGAGCTGCTGGTGTTCCTCATCCAGGTCATGCGTCTGCTGCAGCCGCTCAAGCAGCTCTCGCAGGCGCCTGCCGCGGCGCAGCAGTCTCTCGCCAGCGCCGAGCGCATCTTCGAGGTGCTCGACGCGGAAACCGAGACTGCCCGCGATCGTGGCACGCGCCATACGGCCACGTTCAACGACAGCATCGCCTTCGAGAACGTCAGCTTTGCCTATGAGTCCGATCGCTACGCGCTGCAGGACGTCACCTTCACCGCCCGAAAGGGCGAGGTGGTGGCGCTCGTGGGGGCGAGTGGCGCGGGGAAGAGTACGCTGGTGGACTTGCTGCCGCGCTTCATCGACCCGACGGGTGGCGTCATTCGCCTCGATGGGGTGGACCTGCGCGACATCCGTCTCGATGCGCTGCGCGCACTGACCGGCATTGTCAGTCAGGACACGGTGCTGTTCAACGACACCGTGCGCGCCAACGTGGCCTTCGGGCGGCCGGACGCGACTCAGGCGCAACTCGAAGCGGCGGCACGCGCCGCCAATGCACTCTCGTTCATCGAGGCCATGCCGGAGGGATGGGACACCAACCTGGGCGAACGCGGCACGCGTCTCTCCGGCGGCCAGCGTCAGCGTCTGGCCATTGCCCGCGCGCTGCTCAGTGACCCGCCGCTGCTCATTCTCGACGAGGCCACCAGCGCACTCGACGTGGAAAGTGAGCGTCTCGTGCAGGAGGCCATTGATCGCCTGCTCGAAGGCCGCACGGTATTTGTCATCGCGCATCGACTGGCCACCATTCAGCACGCCAACCGCATTCTCGTGTTTGATGCCGGGCGTCTGGTGGAGCAGGGCACACACGGGGAACTGATCGCACAGGGCGGAGCCTACGCGCGCCTGCACGCGCTGCAGTTTGACCGGAGCGCCGAGCGCGCCGTCGACCGGGCGGACGACGTGGCCGTCGCCACGACGGCCTGA